gcaagttTAAAGAATTTTTCGAGGAcactattaaatatttataatttatttaaataataatttttctatattattgacatataaatttaataactGTTTTACTCTGAATTATGAATCTCAAATTTAGAATCTAGAACTCCGAATCTGAatcttaaatcttaaatttagggtttaaaattgATACCAAAATTTGAGGTTTAAAAGTTAGGGTTAAGATTGAAAAAttttttgaaatgatgaaaagTGAATGGGAtaaccaaaaatatatatatatatatatatatatatgtggagaGATAAGTATGAAAGGAAAAACATAGGGAGATTCAAATTCAATTTACAAAGATTAGAAGAGAGTGATTGATAGGTAGGTATAGGCTACCCAAAACAATAGCCATAAATTTATGGTTTTGGCGGTAGAAAAAGGCAGTGAGATACATGTGATTTAATTGACGCATTAAATCCATTTCTCACCATACATAtctatttacttttattttctttattcattatatattttctttttcctaGTATCCATTTACTTGAATTCGCCAAAATTATATCTATAAATGATATCCATCATACTAAATTTACatcttcatattttattttattaatttaattattatttttatctaaattaagcCTCTAGTTATTAAAAAAAgagaataattttatttttataatgagGATActgattaaaatattaatttttaaattttatataatgatttgtgtgttttaatttttataaatttttaattttaaatattatatagttatataattatttattgatGTGATATATTAAACAACTTATGTCACGTCAACATGAAATACTTGTGGTCTGTCATGTAGGTTATCACACtaatatcattaaaatattaatattttaataaatattttcatttaaaaattgatttgaccactttttaaaagattaacaattaaatttaactcaaaaaatAAAGACCAAATTAGACCTATCCAAGAACTGagtaaattcaatttaaataataaaaatatttttaaatttaaatttaattatagaagtatataaaatatcaattaaaatatattttttagtatTTGTTATTTTTGAATAGTAAAATAAACTTTTTAGGTAGGGTGAGTCAGCCCGAAAATGAACATGGGCTTTAAAAAGTTGGAAATAAGCTTTAGCCCAATCGACTCATGAACACttcaaaattaaattgataaaaaatataaatgttgAAAGATAATtgtacaggccaattttgggccaaacccaaaacccaattacCCAAGCCCCTTAACCAATACAAAACAGCCCAATATCTAACCCAAACCCGAATGGCCCACTACAACCCATTCCAACCTAATACCCACCCTAATTTCATCAGCCCACCTAAAACTAACCCACTGACCCTAGCCCATCTACAATCAAAACCCTAGCCCCCATGTTCGGCTTCCACTTGTTCTGACATCAGCCATCAGCCCCATACCCTGGCGCCCCTCGCATGTAGAGCCACCACGCATGCCACCATCGCCCATGCCCTGCAAAACAACAAACAACAGCAGACAAAAAGCAGAGAAGAAtggcaaaaataataataaaagtgtaACAGAAGCAGGCTATAAGAAGCGGAACAAAACACTGTAAAAGGGGTTCCaaaaaaattcaatcaaagaGAAAAAACATTCGATTTTTAGCAAATACTACATTCATCAGCATTTAAATACCATAACATCATCAAATCAGAGGTTGAAGAAACAAAAAAccctaaggtgattttttttttctcttttatttcaagtcagttttaagttttaacttatatattaaaacataaaatataaataaataaataaataacataaaaaaaaaatttacctcaTGGTGGCGGCGCCGGCTGGCATGGGCTCCGTGACCGTCCGGCTACCGGCCGATGACGGCCCGTGGCCGAGCTCTCTCCTTCCCTCTCCCCTCTCCTTTCTCCCTctcctttctctcttcttttttttttttctttcccaccTCACAAATGTTTTTTTTGatttttaggctatttatagCCGGTGAAACAGTACCGTTTTGGTACCAGATTTGAACAAAAACGATTTGTTTTGAGGTGGGTCGACCGATCCGACCCGCTCCGgacaaggatccgcgtgttttttagaGAGGGTTATTTCGCAATcagtccttccgcatttttatgttttaaatcgaCTTATAATTTTTGCAAATTGACCCTATTAACGCATTATTGCGCGCAATTTGGTTCCCTTGATGCACACCGTTTTAAAGGCGTTGGAAAATTTCTCTTTGGTCCCCACTACATGCACGCGTGTTCGAATGAGTCCCTCTCTTCTGTTTTTATTCTAAATTTGCCCCAAAAATTTCGATTATAGttcatttagtcatttttcttactttttctcatttttaatgtattgtatttattattattatagatcttatcatttatatatatatatatatatatcttaatatatatatgtacgtatgtatgtatatattattattgatttTACTTTAATGATATTATTACTTTCCTATCATGTTATGATGTAAATATTTCAATATTATATCATATACGTATTTTTATAAGTACTATTTATATATGCTTCTAATATTTTACAGGTATTTTTATGTAAATGTTTAATATTATATGTTTTtcatatatgttatatataagtcttttaatatatattttatatatatattttaatattactagttatatttttatgtatacctctaatattatattatatatttctaatacttttatttatatatatgtgcatgtatGTATTTATGTAATATACTAATGGTCttcttttcatattattatttctaatgtatgtatatatttctatatttataaattatacatatacatttttaatgttctttattgtATACTTCTTTACTATTCATACACTtttatgtatgtgtatatatcttTTCTATTATTAGTTATGTATTCTTTTTACTTTTcatgtatattattatatatgtatactgTATATGttcatattaaatatattatgtatatatatttctcACGTACGTTACGTATATACTCTTAATACCATTTTTATATATACGTGTATTTATTGTTTTCTCGtatcttatattattattacatttaatcttgcatgtattattgttattttcttaTATTCTTGTCATACTCGTTGTTCACTTCCATATATTTCTagttcctttatttatttttatttttatttcacatcAATTTGCTTAGCATAAAGACAaaaatcttattcttgtttttaAATAAGCGAGGCAATTTATCGATGTAACATTAGGCCGTaagtttcatcgctatgttggatgaaatTTTTAGGCTCGTGTTAAGACGGCATATCcttctcaaaataaaaaaattgaaagttttcgtcttttgaattggatcacgattgaatattactttgaactcatatttttgaaaatcaagacaacacttgtttatgagatgCCAATTTTTGggtgtcgcgagggtgctaataccttcttcgcgcgtaaccgactcccgaaccctaatttttctctggcttttaacgtagaccttaactcggccCTTTCCTcgatttttaaaaagaaatctaataggtgtccgatcacacctagaaaaagatcggtggcgactcccggtttattttaaaccaaatttcaattttcaagtttttaatCGCCACACTTAGCGACCCGAATCCaaaacaaaatttttacgtcgctacaataattttattattatgcctaaataataagtaaatgtgtaataaaaatagtaaaatgaaTGGAGACGGTACGTATGTGATAAATTTTGGTGTAGTTAGTGAGGAGCTACTCTAATATCAAGAAGTGAGCAAAGAAATCCCTTTATTAAAAGTTGGATCAATCAAGTCGTTAATTATTGGAAGTAACTTGGTAAAACTGAAAATGGTGTTACCCGTAAGCATACGGAATTTTGACATGACATAGGGCACATGTAGCATGACATCGACGATGATGTCTAGGAcatgataaaatatttatttataacatAATTAGTTTATTTGGAGCAATTTatgaattatttatatatattaattaaattatattatattgaaTTATCAAAAATAGTACAAATTTTgtaacattttataaatattatcattaaagaaatgaaaataatataaatattttatttttataatgatGATAGTTTAAATTATAATTCATATAgattaagataaaaattttaatatttaaattaaatttgaatggtTTGATATTACTTCTAATTATGATTTACTCTTATAAAAGAGTGAAAATATAATTCAaagatattatataaattaagctattaaacaaagaaaaaatttaacttcttcaaaagaaaaaaatacataattggtaactaaattaataaattgtaatttcaataatatatttaatatatttttcatcTATCTACTAAAGAAAGGAATGTTATATATAAAATTCAATTTTCAATAATTAAAAAATGAATGTACCAATGAATGAGTAAAATTTAAAGTTTTGGGACTCGAACTATGTCCTATATTGGatattaaaatagtatataataacttaatattaagaataaattaaaattgatcTGAGTATgcacatatttatatttttcagtAACCTATGACTAAACTAATTATAGTAAAGATTTTTGACATGTATGATTTTTGTTATGTAAATGAGTAttcaatgtttatatattttcatatgaaaattaaattgaaataatattcattttaaattttagtcaATAAAGACACGTGACATATATTTAATATATCAAATGACAATTTCTTAGATATGTTGCATAgggattattttcttttattgtgtcCTTAAAATGTTATAGtatatatatcaattttaattaaaaagtacatgtaattattattaatttattataaaaactaATATGTCATGTTGtctatttttatttactttgattTACTTATTACTTTAgcgaataaataaaaatatgattggttctaattaataaaattgaacccaaaaaagaaaaagtgaaacatAGATGACAGTTGACCTAAAGATGATTCCATTAATTACAAAGAAAGAACCTAATCATATTAATAGAATGGAAATTCGGCCAAACCTTTTTTTTAGAACATTTTTTtcacaattttatttttatttttattaattaaaattaattatatcaataTATTATTAAGGGTTAATATTTGGTGTACTTGTAATGTACTTTTCTTAAGTTAAGAAACAAAATTATGTTACGTGTCTCATTTCTTTTATACATTAAATTCtttattttgaaatctaaaaattcaactaattttactattaaatcaaaataattctttttttaaaatgatatgtcaacttttataataaattaataattatcaaGTATACAAATTTGTTTTAATTGAAATATACATCATATTAAATAATCATCGTTTTATTATATCCTAGTCATCATCATCAATGTCACATTAGTATTTTGGATGATTTTAATTAATATCATTATCAATTTCCCTAACTTGctttcatttaaaaatatatatatataaagactcaatttgtatttttaatagaaaaacttATTTGCTTATTTATTGATATTAGAGGGATTAGTCAGGTAATTTTCATATAAAAGGGTAGTAAAGTAAGGTAATGTTAGGTAATTTCCTATGTTTTTTCAGCTCTTTTGTGATTACAAGAATTGATTAGTTTTGCTTAATGTTAAGTAAAACCCAATAAAATATGTAACTTTACAGCTCATGTTCACATAGAGAGCTTTTTTACTTAATATAGGTTAAAGGAGTTGTTATATTAACAACTATAAGGAAGTGTAATGGGTTACAATTTTAATCTCATAATCTTCTAAGGTCAGGGCGGTATCTAGGAGGGACTGGTAAGGGTCTCAATccctttaaaataattttttttatttatgccttttaaaattttaaaatagtaaaaataaaattgtactttgttgccataaaatgatataaatttgatttagtcctttaaaattataaaaatataagttatttaaatggtaaaattacattttactatcgtaaaagttacaatttaatttcggacCCCTCTGGAAAAATTTTCTATCTTCTTCCCTACTTCTGATTACATTCTCAtgctatatattttttaaaaattgtccacacattttattttattgaaaataattacATTAGAAGGATTAAACACTGTTGAAAGTCGTTTACTCCATGAGCACTGGATCTCTAGAAGTAATTatcaattaatattaaaaaaagaagaagaagtagTAGTAGGTAATATATTCTTAGGAGGCAAGTAATTAATTAGAAAAATAGAAAAGCAAAAGGGTAAAGTGTATATGAAGGATGTTTGTGATGCGGATTGGAGTTGGATTTTAGTCACATTGCAGTGTTTCTTGCCAATGAAGTTTGGGTATTACAAAATGGTTAACCagaattaaaagaaaacaaataaagttatatttcattttcagatgTGATTTTCATTTTCcacaatttatattattttttaacatGCTTATTTCTCACGCACAACCATTttaaagtcttttttttttttttttttttttggccatCGTAAAAAAAGTCTTTGTTGATGCTCTAATTTTCACAACGCAAAACttacaaagaaaataaatattaggTTTTGTTGGGAAATTTTCATTATATTATATAAGTACAAATATAAATTCGACATGGAATTGAATTTAGGGTTGTTTAAATGATAGGTTCGGTTATTGGTGAATTAAATtagtattaattgaattttataattttttaactgttaatcgaatcaaatttttttgaaaaaaattaatcgaactgaaatattttggttaatTAAGTTGGTTAATTGATTTAATCGAAACTTTTATGTTTTTATCTTTTAGTTATAACaaatataaaacatatcaaaaatatatattgataatgtaGATTTGTCTTGCAAGTTAACCAAATTAAGCGAAATTTAAAGTCTTGAAATACTACATAATTATTAAGTTCAGTTAATTACtcgattttaaattgaattagcCAATAatcgaaatttcaaaaattattaaTAGAACTAAGTTCAGCCATTGACCGATTAATTGAACTATATTGATTCAGTCAGTTAATTCGATTTTAATTGAAGTTTAAACATccctaattaaatttatataaaaccaaACTAATGAGTAATCGAAAAAATAGGCAACACACCCACAGCAATACCAAAAATTAACACTAATCTTAACTcaattattaaactattaaaatttccttattttaataagataataaatattaatttaaggatatttttatcttttatataaaatttacaaaaattcaTGCTTATAACGAGATTTGAACCCAAAATCCAAATCATACAATAACTTAACTCTACCATTCCAACTAAAATAACATTTAACTTTTATGTAAGTTGTTAATAAATATATCATATAATTATTTTCACTCACATCATGAGTATACCATAATCTTAATGATAATGTCGCCGAttaatatcaattcaatgactataataaataattagaatatatttaatattcttaatatgatatatttacttatttaaatttctatttactcacaatttaaattattttttaatttaatgtggTTTTATACTAATTATCTGCTCATTTGGGCTTCCAAGTTCCAACACAATAGTTATTGAGCCAAGAATGACTACTCTCCATTGATGTGACATAGGTGGTAGGGTTGAGGAGTAAGttaataatcaaaattaaaaaaagatgtGAATCACTCATTAGCAAACAAATTAATAACTCAACGCATTGCAATAAAGGCTAATTTAAATGTTGCTTTGAACATCAAGTTGAGAGGAAAGTTTGTTGAGgttgatttatttaatttttctgccatgtgaaaataataatatCAAGTTAGTGAGACTGAGAGGCAGCCACATATCTACATACAAAATAATGACATATGGCACCAAgccaattttttaaaatatttttttgaattcaGAGAGCTACTTATTTTATTGTCATGATGAGTACACCATCATATTTACGTTcagcaaaaataaaatattttggctTCATTTATTTTGAGGTTTAATTTTGTTTCCCTGTACCCAAATTTTTTATCCTCAATCCAAgagtattaattaaaaataatataacttttttaaaaaaaattttaaaaaaaattgttttctcCTCTCCCCCCTTATTTTCCTTTCATTTTCTCCAAGAAAACACAGTATCTGCATGCATTGCAAGCGTTACCAGTCTTTCAATCAAACCCTAATCTTATATATTCTTctaaaaatttactaataattccctctcttcttcttttttttctttcactttACATTTACATTTTCGTTTTACTTAGAATTTATTTTCTCCTTGATATTCCACCTTCATACATATTTAGGTAAAGAAGATCTTATATAagcattgaaaaaatagaaataaaaatctcACACACCAAGAGATCGGAACTAGACTGTTATTTTATACGCACTCTTTCTTCCtcaaattgatatatatatatatatatatataaattggacACTCACTCTCTTTGAATTTTTGGATCAAGATGTTGGTGGCGGATGCCCTAGTCGAAGCTCTAGATCAAGCTCTCCAATGGATGTTTCCCTGAAGTTGATGCCGCCAGCATTGCTCCCACCATTAAGATTACTGTAATAGAGAGAAGAAGAATTGCTGAACCTGGGAGGCATTACCGGAGGGGGATATGGTGAAATAGAGACAAGGGTGGAAGGTGAATCGATGGAGCATGCATTCATAGGTTGAGAAGCGGGAACCCCATCATGGTGGTGAAGGAGACAGAAGCCGGCATTCTGGGGGAAATGTTGGGTCGGGATTAAGAGGGTAGACGAGGAAATAGCAGTAGCAGATAATATTGAGGAAGTTGCAGGATCCCTAAATGCATCAGTTGCAGGGTACGTTTGGTGAAGGCCAGCCCTGTCACGGCGGTGCACGTTCATGTGACCTCCAAGGGCTTGAGCCGAACGGAATTCCCTTGCGCAGAAAGAGCAAGTATACGACCTTGGCGGCCAAGTTGTGCCCAAAACATTACCTATGTCCTCTGCAAAGGCCCTAACCTCCCAGGAATCATCGTCTGCAGCTTGAGGTTGAGCCTTAGGGTTCCACATGCACGAGGCAGGCATTAAGTTAGGGTTAGGCAGACTATGATTTTGTGGAGGTTGAACTGACTTTTAAGACAGCAGCCATGGCACTAGGCTAGACACATTTAAGACAGGTGATATAGAGAGTTGAAATGCGAAATTGGGTTAAATATATGGGTACGGTATGGGCTCAAACTAAGAGGGAAAGGTAGAGACAAAATGAAACCCTAGCACCGGGCATATACATCACCCAAAATCTTGTATATGCATTTGGAACTTTGCCAAGTTGATTGACATTTTTAACAACTTTGGTCACTCATGACTCTACTATCCTATTCCTCTATGTGGGATGTAtacgtgtgtgtatatatatcggTCTCACATCCATGACTAGATTAATGTTGTTCTTATCGAACAACAAAAATTTTCTTAACCACATTAATTTAATTTCACACCTTATTTATTAAGTATGCATGATTTTAACTTTCAAGTAGGACAAGATAAAAGGAAGAAGGGAAGTGATAATTCATCTTTGCATACATCAAAACAAAGTACCAACAAGTAATTTAAAGAAGCAGAAGTCAATTTTTTCCTTAAACGTTTGAGCCAAATTTAAATTTAGAAGtcaatattataataattttttttacttgatTATCATTCTAGTTGAACGAGATTAAGCTCAAACACTAAAATAGATGAATCATAATCATAGAGCATTGAGAAGATAGAgagaatcataaaaaaaaaaaaaaaaaagtcattgaGAAGATAGAGAGAATGATAGAGCATGTCATTTTCAGTGATCCATTTTTAATTTTGGGCCATTCTTTAAGGTGTTGCAGGCTATGGATCAAAAGTATTTGGATGATATCAAGGCCCAGTACTTGAAGCCTAGGTTAAAAAATAATAGGCCGATCATCATCTTCTGAAAACTGTATCCTATTCCAAAGTTATTTTCCACTCGTGTAATTCGGATGTCCAAATTAAGTTCCATATTACTAAatttacattaaaataataatctaTTCATGTATTTCTAATTATTATCAGATAATAACAAAAGTGATATCAATTAACTATTAATTCTTTGGatagattttaaaataataaagaatacaaagatATCATTAAATATAATTCGATAAATCAATgcttgatttatttttatttctattgttAGATTTAGATGGAAAtagattgatatatatatattttaaaatttttaaaagacgttattatatgaatataaaatataattaactgTATTATAAAGCAAACAAGAATCCTCTTGATTGAAGAAGATGATGAGGGTGTTATCATTCAATAAGAAGATTAATATTCAACACCATGGCCTAATAATTAAGAGTTTTTTCTGCCTTAGGTATGGCCTGATTTCGGATCGTGCTAGTCGCATTTGTTGTACGAGTTTTGTTTTGTAATtgtaattcataaaaaaaaaagaagattaaGATTAACAACATTAAAATGTTTTTGTaatattattagtatttattttttaatttaatgtaattttattgttaatttaatttaattttaattatttttatgaaggtaggttttataattattaattaattttatattttaatttagatattggttgataattcattgaaagaattaaatcaattgaaaattaataattttagttatttttaaaaaGGTTTGAAAACCATAACAAAAAACAAATgatataatttttgaaattttttactaTTATAGTAACTAAATTGTTAAATAAGTTAATGtagtttaattatatttaataattgaaaaataaaaatcctTTTacactaattaaaataattaaaatataatatttggttcaacaaaaaaataaaatatttagaaaattaattaaaaaattaaacgcGTAAAATTACATGCAATACATTTGTTATTAGAAACTAGTATATATAAAAGCTTGAGTTTAGAGAAACTTTTGAAAGCAAGATAATGGTTTTTTTCCATCATATTACTAacttaactttaaaaataattacaattttatttataattattagtttaaaattttgtgCTAATTTTGAAATAGAGTTATTACTTAAATATAACTCTAAGTATAAAATATAGGAAAATtgtgataattataattataatttaatttacaatcattaattaaaaatttgacataaaagagttgtgttaatttttttaaatcgtgttaattttattgatataaaatAAAGTTATTGCTTGAATAGAACTCCAAAcatcttaattatcacttaattaatattagaattatataacaattaaaatttaagtttagatTTATAAATAACATCCAGTAGTTAGGCATATTCAATCAAGTAGCATCTAGAAAAAATTATCGGTAATGTAAGAGATGAttagaattatataaaaaaaattgaagcgTTAATGGTTTTTCAAAGAGGCAATATTAAATCATAGTCGAAAAATAATAGCAATAGCAATAGAGAGCAatcgaaaattattttaattgatgatgaagtaatataatattatgatattgata
This window of the Gossypium arboreum isolate Shixiya-1 chromosome 12, ASM2569848v2, whole genome shotgun sequence genome carries:
- the LOC108477722 gene encoding transcriptional regulator SUPERMAN-like; translation: MEPLLYAACSLPNPNLMPASCMWNPKAQPQAADDDSWEVRAFAEDIGNVLGTTWPPRSYTCSFCAREFRSAQALGGHMNVHRRDRAGLHQTYPATDAFRDPATSSILSATAISSSTLLIPTQHFPQNAGFCLLHHHDGVPASQPMNACSIDSPSTLVSISPYPPPVMPPRFSNSSSLYYSNLNGGSNAGGINFRETSIGELDLELRLGHPPPTS